The following is a genomic window from Desulfofarcimen acetoxidans DSM 771.
CCAGGGTTGATAATTATTATCAATCTGTCCGATCAATTCTTTCCCCTGATCATCTGCGCCTCTGAATTCAGGCGCATTATTCATCACTAGGGGGACAATCACCAGCGCCAAAACCAACAGCACCAGAACAGTGTTTTTTGCTGTTACACTCATGCCTTAACCTCCCTTGTCAGCGCGGATAATTCCTCCAATTCACTCTTACTGTGAACAGTCAGCACATTCATTACCAGTACTGTCAATAAACCTTCACTGATAGCCAGCGGCAACTGTGTAACTGCAAAAACAGCGGCAAATTTATACATAGAGGCTAATACACCTCCTGTTTCCGAAGGGAAAGCCAGTGCCAGTTGAAAAGAAGTAGTCAGGTATGTAGCCAAATCCCCCAGTGCGGCAGCCATAAATACACATATCCATAACGGGGTCCCAAATTTTTGCAAAAGCTTAAAGATGCCATAAGACACAAAAGGACCTGCCACAGCCATGGAGAAAGTATTGGCCCCCAGCGTGGTTAAACCTCCGTGAGCCAGAAGCAGTGCTTGAAAAAGCAACACAATGACACCCAGCACGCTCATAGCAAAAGGCCCAAACAAAATAGCTCCCAGCCCTACTCCCGTAGGATGAGAACAACTACCCGCAACCGACGGCAGTTTCAAAGCAGACAGAACAAAGGCAAAAGCCCCGGCTAAACCCAACAGCATCTTCAGTGACGGGCTATTAGACACCTTTTTCTGGATGGACCATAGACCTACAATTATAAACGGTAAAGTTATTACCGACCAGATAATACTCCATTTGACAGGCAAAAATCCTTCCATAATATGCATGGCGTATGCGTTATCAGGAAAAATAAAGTATGACCCCAGCATAGCTAAGAAAGCTGTTAAATACCCCTTCATCATATTCATACTGCAACCCCCAGATAATGCCAAATTTTGTCAAATACTACATAAAAAGCAATAAAAAAGCCGGTGTGCAGCCACCGGGAGTATGTTAAGCCGGTAAGGTAATGCGTTAAATCGCCAACCACTCCCTGAGAAGCGCTCAAAGTCAGCAATAGGCATGGTTCGGCTTTAGATCATCATGGACATCAAGTTCCTCTACAGGTTTTGATACCATTCCCTTTATTATTCCTTATTTTAAGTCCGTCTTCTCCAGACAGAACACCTATTCAAATATTAAATTGACTGGTTAAAACCAAAAAACCCTGTTACCGGAAAGGTGACAAGGCATACGAGGCACCCGCATACACAGGTACGATGGATTTCACCTCCCTATCTTTCGTAGATCAACGGCAAATTTAAAACGGGCAGGTTTCCTGGCTTAAGGTCATCACTCCCTCACGCCTTCCCAGACTCAAAAAAGAACCGGTGGCTTGTGTGAGTTTGCTACCTATCACAGTGGCGGGACCGCGTCAGCACTTCTGAACTTCCCTTAAGTTTTGCAATGCAAAACACCCGTTTACTATATGGAATTAATTTAACTACATGCTAACACATTTTTATGAATGTGTCTATGCCTATTTCTAAATCAAAATACTAAAACAGATCTTCCTTCCACATAATAAGGGCATCTTCTCCGGTATCCTCATAATATCCCTTGCGTATGCCGGATTCTTTAAAGCCAAGCAGGTTGTATAATTTCTTAGCCGGCTCATTAGTACTTCTTACCTCCAACGTCATTTTAGTAGCCCCCCTGAGCGCGGCCCTGATTAGCATCTGCTGCATCAAAGCATATCCTATTTTCCGTCCCCTATGTTCGGGGTGTACTGCTACATTAGTAATATGAGCCTCATCTAAAATTATCCACATGCCGGCATAGCCAACCACCTCATTTTTCAACAAGGCTACTATATAATAGGCAAAACTGTTTTGAGACAGTTCATAAACAAAAGATTGGTAGGACCAGGGCGTAATAAAACTGCTGTTCTCAATGGCTGTTACACTTGTCAGATGCGCAGCATTCATTTTCTCAAATTCTATATTCATGATTATACCTTATTTGCCTCCTGTTTTCGCAACCAGACCAGCTCGGCTTCAGATAAGCGGATATATTCCGGCAAGAGTTCAAAAGGATGCAAACCCAGCCCTTGTTGAAGCAACTTCCATCCCAACTGTGCGGCAACCGCACCCCTGGGAAAACTCAATGGCGCCGGCGCAAAAATTACCCGTTTACCCAGATAAGATAATATTTTCTCCTTATATACAGGTACGCCGTCTCCCAAAAACATTACAAAACCCGAATCAAAATTACTCTTTTGTAATATAGAAACCAGTTCTTCGATACTAACAGCCAGAGGACCAACCAAGCATTCCAGCGATAAAAAGTCGGTGTTGCTATAGACAGCTGTATATACTTCATTTTTCCTGGCATTTAATATCGGGCACAGCAAAGCGTTGTTTCCGGATAAACCGTTTGCCAAAACATCCAGAGTGGAAACACCCACTACCGGTATTTTCCAAACCTGAGCCAATGTTTTGGCAGTGGACAGACCAATACGCAAGCCTGTAAAAGATCCGGGACCTGAAGAAACGGCTATTCCCTCCAAACTCGCCGGAACTACACCCGCATCTTCCAGCACACCCTTAATCATAGGCAACAAGTTTACCGAGTGTGTTCGACCGTTATTAAGCAATCGCTCAGATAAAACCTTTTCACCGTCAACTATACCGACAGTCGCTACCGGAGTGGCTGCTTCAATTCCCAGTACCGGCACTATTCAACATCTCCTCTGCCAAACTACAATAGCGTTCTCCGTAAGGAACAAGCCTAATCTCCCGGTGCTCTATATGTTCCTCAGGAACAGACAACCATATATCCAATCTCTCCGGCGGAAGCAGTTCGTTTACCAGCTCCCCCCACTCCACAAGAGCAACTCCCTGTCCGTAAAAATACTCTTCATAGCCCAAATCGTTCATTTCCTCAGGCCCGCCCAGCCTGTACACATCAAAATGATAGAAGGGTTCACGTCCTATATATTCATTAATTAAAGTAAACGTAGGGCTGGTAACAGGCTCTTCAATACCCAATCCCCTGGCCACCCCGCGGGCAAAACAAGTTTTTCCGGCACCCAACCCACCATTCAAACACAAAACATCCCCGGCAATAAGCAACTTCCCTAAACTCTTGCCCACTGCTTCAGTCTCAGCAGGTGAAGTTGTAATAATTAATGGCATTTATTCACCCCAGGCACATTATTATAACAAATATTATAACACAAAAATTACCGAAGCATAATTCATAAAAAAAACCGACAGAATAATACACTCTCTCGCCAGGATATATTTCTATCTACTGTCCCCAAAAAATAAACGTCTTTCATCTAGAAAGGCGTAATTTAAAATCTGCTTATTTCCGAATAATATCTTAAGACCAGGTTTTTATCATTACCATATATTATATTACATAGTATTTTTGGCAAAATAAATTTGTATTATTTTTACTAGTCTAACATTAGCTTTTAATTCTCCAATATTAACCGCAGCGATACCCATTTTTAAGGGCATCACGAGATATATTCCAAACATATTGTTTGAGAAAATTTTTTATTTCTTCAATGTCAAAAGGCTTGGCAATACAAGTTAATGCCCCATTTTGCATTGCAGCTTCTACTGTATCCTCTGCACCATAGGCAGTCATCATCACTACTTCTGTATCAGGGGATATCTTTTTAATTATTTTAAGAGCCTCAAGACCACCCATAACGGGCATACGAACATCCATTAAAACCAGTTCAGGATGTACCAAACTAATCATATCCACAGCTTCTTTACCGTTTTGGGCAGTATAAACTTTGTGACCCTCTTCCTCAATAATTATGTTCAATAAATACCTTACACCTGGCTGGTCATCAACAACCAACACCTTTAAATAATTCAACATTATTCAACCACCTCCGACAAAACATGACACCAGCTAACAAAAAAGTATAAAGATTACATTGCATAATTATAGATTCGTCGTAGTTGGTTTAAATTCCTTCTTTTAAGAAAAATTTTCTATATTTTATTAATCGAATGACAACAAGTTACAATTAATGTAAACCAATTCAACTTTTGACCTTAGATCAAAGGGGTGGCCTGACCAAACCACCAAGTCAGCCTTTTGACCTTTTTCCAGTGTACCCAGGCCATTCAAACCCAGTAATTTAGCAGCATTGACTGTTATTGCCTGCAGTGCTGTTTTTTCTGACAAACCGCCCTGTACCGTCAGGCCGGCTGATAACGCCAGGTACTGTATTGGGACAACAGGATGATCTGTCATTATAGCAAAATTAACCCCGGCTTTCTCCAAATATTTACCATTAGAAAGATTAATACCCTGCAGTTCAACCTTGGCCCGGTTAGTAATTATAGGTCCGATTATCGCCGGAATATTCAAGCGCGCCAGTTCATCCGCTACTTTGTATCCCTCTGTACAATGCTCAATTATTATCTTCAGGTCGAATTCACGGGCGATACGAACTGCCGTCATAATATCGTCGGCCCGGTGAGCATGCACTCGCAGCGGTATTTCTCGTTTTAAAACCCGGCCAATAGATTCCAGTTTCAAATCTCGCTCAGGCTCATGTTTATCTTTCTCCCCGTTAATCCAGTTTTCCTGCTTTTTTATGTAATTCTGTGCGCTGACCAGTGCTTCACGCAAAATTGCCGCACTGGCCATTCTGGTATGAGGCGCTTTGCTTGTTGTACCGTACACACGTTTGGGATTTTCACCCAGCGCTGCTTTTAAACCAATAGGAAACTTCACAATCATATCTTCGACAGTTTTACCCCAGGTTTTCAGAGCAGCCATCTCACCCCCCAGAATATTAGCACTGCCGGGACCGGTAACTACTGTTGTCACACCGCCCTTTAAAGCATCCTGAAAAGCTAAATCCTCCGGGTTAACTGCATCAATAGCCCTGAGATGCGGGGTCAGAGGATCGGTCATTTCATTCCCGTCATCACCCTCTACCCGGTATATCTCCTCAAACATACCTATATGACTGTGAGCATCAATTAAACCGGGTGTAATAATCCTGCCGTTCACCCTGATTATTTCCGTACCGGATGGGATAGCTATACTTTCTCCAATCTCGATAATATTACCGTCCTTAATAAGTACAGTACCGTTTTCAATATTATCACCAACCATAGTAAAAATATTTCCTCCGGTAAGTGCCAGCATATGCATCTATCCTTTCTTTACTCTTTGCCTTCTGGTATTTAAAATTAGAGCCTCGAATATTTTTAAAAATCTCCTGTCCCTGTGCCACATGGTTTCCGGGTGAAACTGCACACCCAGAATAAAATTATCTCCGGTCGACTCAAAGACTTCTATTACACCGTCAGAGGACCAGGCGCAGGCCTTTAAACCTTCACCCATTTTAGATATGACCTGGTGGTGAAAACTGTTCACACGAAGATATTTTTCAGTTATTAAGCTAAAGAAGTTTGATTCTTCCAATATAGCGATATTATGCGTAGCGCACCATCTGGGTGCCTGCTGGACATGCTTCAAGTGCTTCTCAAAACCCATACTAATATCCTGGTGCAAAGCCCCTCCTGCAGCAATGTTTAAAACCTGAGCCCCCCGGCAAATTCCGAGTGAGGGTATTTTTTCAGCTAAAGAGAGCTGTGCCAGCCTGATTTCCACAGCGTCTCTAAGTGGACTGATTTCCCCTGTTCCCGGCAGGGGTTCCTCACCGAAATAATGAGGATCCACATCTCCCCCACCGCTAAATATTAGTCCATCCAATACATCTAACAATTCTTCTGTTTCCGGCACAGAGGCCAGCAGCACGGGCAATCCACCGGCTTTAACTACAGCATTGTAATAAGGCCGGGCCAAACAGGACCTGTTGTTTAACTCATCCTCGGCACAAGTTATTCCGATTAACGGACGCAAATCCATCCCTCCATTATTTTTTAAATCATAAGAAAGTCAACTTAAGCAACTTTCGAAGCAGCCATAGGCACTTGCGCTCATCGGAAATTATGCAATACTAACCTTGTTTATGCAACATAAATTTGTACTTCATTAAACAGTGACTTATCCACGGCGCCATTTATAAGTATAATTTCTTTGAGTAAAACAAAACCCCCTTAATTCAAGGAGGTTAATTAGTAAAATAAAAAATTAAGTTTAAAAACATTAGTCATAGAGGTAAAAGACCCATACTTATTTCAATAGCATGATTAACCTTACTCATTAATTCATCATTTAACGTAGCAACTTTTTCTAAAAGCCTGCTTTTATCAATTGTCCTAATCTGTTCGATTAAAACAACTGAGTTCTTTTCCAGCCCGCAGGCTGAAGCCTCCATCTCTACATGCGTAGGCAGCTTGGCTTTAGCAATCTGCGAGGTAATAGCCGCTACAATAGTAGTCGGACTATACTGGTTGCCTATATCGTTTTGCAGAATCAGAACGGGCCTGGTACCACCCTGCTCTGAACCAATTACAGGACTCAAATCAGCAAAAAATATATCACCGCGACGGATCAGCATAACTTATTTTGCCCCCGTCAAATATGCTTCAAAAGCCGGTGTAACCTCCGTCTCCAAACGGTACTGTTCCACCGCAAGCTGAAGATTAATATTTGCCATTTCCATATATCCCTTTTTCATCTGTTCTCTTAGCAACCGGCGCTTGCGCTCGGCAATGTACAATTTCATAGCCTCCCTGATGAATTCGCTGCGGTTTACTCTTTCAGCAGCTGCTATGCCGTCAACCTCAGCTAAAAGACTGTCCGGCAGACTTATCATAATCCGCTTGACATGGCCCAATTGCCGAACCTCCCCACGCAGGATGCAATCTAACTACATCTATACTATATATATTATTATATACACAACCGGATATATTATGTCAACATACTACTTCAAATTTACGATCGGCATCCCTGGCTGCCCTTGGCCCTCTGGATAGTGATATCTTACCCGTACGCACCATTTCCACAACCCCGTGATCCTGAAGCACAGCGCAAAGCGCGTCAATCTTACGGGCATCACCGGTCATTTCAATAACCATTGTTTCACGGTTAACATCTACAATTTTTGCTCGGAATATTTCAACTATATCCACAATACCCGATCGGCTTTCCGGGTCAGCCTTAACTTTAACCAGAGCCAGTTCCCGGTCAATAGCCTCGTGTTCAATCAACTGACAAACCTTAATTACATCAACCAGCTTGGATACCTGCTTAATTACCTGATCCAGCACCCGATCGTCACCCTGCACTACAAGAGTTATTCTGGTTACATCAGGCTCCTCAGTATACCCGGCGGCAATACTCTCAATATTGAACATTCTCCGGCTCAAGAGGCCGGATATGCGGGCTAAAACACCAGGCTTATTCACCACCAAAACCGCTAAAGTATGTTTCATTAAGCTGCCCCCCATTCAATTAATAGTTATACTTATTATTATTTTATCATATGTGACGTATTTTTCCTAACATTTATTATCTTCTGTTTAGCAGCGATATTAAAAAGCAATCTGGAATCTTTACCAGTACAAGAGCTATACCAAAGCAAGTTGGTCATAAACGACACCGTCTTTTTATTTTATAAGTCCGGTTTTTGCGTGTAATTTCCGCATTCTGTCTATATCTTTCGTGGATACGGAACGAATACTGTTAATTATCTGAAAAGTGTGTTTACGTTTGAACAGCAAGTACCTGCTCCCTCGGAGTACCCAGCAAGCGGGCAATAATTTCGGTACTTTAACAAGAAACGGGTATTGTACCTGCATGACACTGATGGACGGGAAAAACAGTTTCAGACTATACATTTGCCGTGCAACCCATATAGGCAATTTCTTATCGACGCTTGAACTTATAGCGGATATAATAGAGTGTTGTCTTGTTCCGTAGACCCCGCTGGAGAGGATATATTCGGCCATTTCATTGTATATCCCATTACTTTCAGCACCTTCAAACCATGCGCCGCAAAGCCCTATAATGTTTTCCGCAAACTCCCGGAGGCCGATCTTCGCAAGCTCCGTCCATATGTAATTCCAATCCATGGTTTGTTTATAATAGCGGTTATATAAGCAGATATCCATGAAAGACCGGATGCCGGTGCCTCTGCCTAAATAATGCTTTGTAAGGTGGATAATAAGATAAATATAAAAATCCTCATCCGAAAGCCTGTATGTATATTGACAACCCTCTTTTAATCCGGTTCTGTCCCATGTTTTGCTTAAATATACGCTGTAAGGGGAGTTATCGGCTACAAGTTTTCGGTGCATTTCAATGTTCATATAAGGTTCCCTGTAATAGATATCATGGTTGCCCCCCTGACGCTTTGCGACAAAGCCCATATCCAGCATCAATTCCTTTGTTGGCTCCGCCTGCTCGGGTTTCATTAAAATATCAATGTCAGCCATCAGCCGCATATCGGGCCGGGGGTACAGATACTTTAAAAGGCAGCCCTTTAAGGGCAGGCAGGAAATACGGTGTTCTTCAAAGGTTTTCAGTATTTGCTCCACCGTCAGATGCTGCGTGGCTTCTTTTGCCACACACATTTTGTATTCTTTTTTGAATTTCATCAGAATATTTTGAGGCGGCCTGTGTTCAGTGTCCAATTGCATAATGCCGTACCAGGCCATATTAGATATGCCGTGCCAGATTGAAAGCTGATACAGCTTTTCCCAATCCAGTGTTTCCGGTGGGTTCTGCGGCTGCTTACCATCAATGATAGCGGATAACAGGCGGATTAAATAATCGTATTCAGGCAGTATCATAGGTGAAGCAACCACTCCTTTCTCTGGTTTTCAGTCTGCCGTTTTCTATGCGGATTTCTTTATTGCACAGCTCAAAGGCAGCCTTTTTGTGGCTAATGATGATGCAGGTTTTAT
Proteins encoded in this region:
- a CDS encoding energy-coupling factor ABC transporter permease, with the translated sequence MKGYLTAFLAMLGSYFIFPDNAYAMHIMEGFLPVKWSIIWSVITLPFIIVGLWSIQKKVSNSPSLKMLLGLAGAFAFVLSALKLPSVAGSCSHPTGVGLGAILFGPFAMSVLGVIVLLFQALLLAHGGLTTLGANTFSMAVAGPFVSYGIFKLLQKFGTPLWICVFMAAALGDLATYLTTSFQLALAFPSETGGVLASMYKFAAVFAVTQLPLAISEGLLTVLVMNVLTVHSKSELEELSALTREVKA
- the rimI gene encoding ribosomal protein S18-alanine N-acetyltransferase — protein: MNIEFEKMNAAHLTSVTAIENSSFITPWSYQSFVYELSQNSFAYYIVALLKNEVVGYAGMWIILDEAHITNVAVHPEHRGRKIGYALMQQMLIRAALRGATKMTLEVRSTNEPAKKLYNLLGFKESGIRKGYYEDTGEDALIMWKEDLF
- the tsaB gene encoding tRNA (adenosine(37)-N6)-threonylcarbamoyltransferase complex dimerization subunit type 1 TsaB, whose amino-acid sequence is MPVLGIEAATPVATVGIVDGEKVLSERLLNNGRTHSVNLLPMIKGVLEDAGVVPASLEGIAVSSGPGSFTGLRIGLSTAKTLAQVWKIPVVGVSTLDVLANGLSGNNALLCPILNARKNEVYTAVYSNTDFLSLECLVGPLAVSIEELVSILQKSNFDSGFVMFLGDGVPVYKEKILSYLGKRVIFAPAPLSFPRGAVAAQLGWKLLQQGLGLHPFELLPEYIRLSEAELVWLRKQEANKV
- the tsaE gene encoding tRNA (adenosine(37)-N6)-threonylcarbamoyltransferase complex ATPase subunit type 1 TsaE — protein: MPLIITTSPAETEAVGKSLGKLLIAGDVLCLNGGLGAGKTCFARGVARGLGIEEPVTSPTFTLINEYIGREPFYHFDVYRLGGPEEMNDLGYEEYFYGQGVALVEWGELVNELLPPERLDIWLSVPEEHIEHREIRLVPYGERYCSLAEEMLNSAGTGN
- a CDS encoding response regulator; its protein translation is MLNYLKVLVVDDQPGVRYLLNIIIEEEGHKVYTAQNGKEAVDMISLVHPELVLMDVRMPVMGGLEALKIIKKISPDTEVVMMTAYGAEDTVEAAMQNGALTCIAKPFDIEEIKNFLKQYVWNISRDALKNGYRCG
- a CDS encoding amidohydrolase, producing MLALTGGNIFTMVGDNIENGTVLIKDGNIIEIGESIAIPSGTEIIRVNGRIITPGLIDAHSHIGMFEEIYRVEGDDGNEMTDPLTPHLRAIDAVNPEDLAFQDALKGGVTTVVTGPGSANILGGEMAALKTWGKTVEDMIVKFPIGLKAALGENPKRVYGTTSKAPHTRMASAAILREALVSAQNYIKKQENWINGEKDKHEPERDLKLESIGRVLKREIPLRVHAHRADDIMTAVRIAREFDLKIIIEHCTEGYKVADELARLNIPAIIGPIITNRAKVELQGINLSNGKYLEKAGVNFAIMTDHPVVPIQYLALSAGLTVQGGLSEKTALQAITVNAAKLLGLNGLGTLEKGQKADLVVWSGHPFDLRSKVELVYINCNLLSFD
- a CDS encoding gamma-glutamyl-gamma-aminobutyrate hydrolase family protein, with the translated sequence MDLRPLIGITCAEDELNNRSCLARPYYNAVVKAGGLPVLLASVPETEELLDVLDGLIFSGGGDVDPHYFGEEPLPGTGEISPLRDAVEIRLAQLSLAEKIPSLGICRGAQVLNIAAGGALHQDISMGFEKHLKHVQQAPRWCATHNIAILEESNFFSLITEKYLRVNSFHHQVISKMGEGLKACAWSSDGVIEVFESTGDNFILGVQFHPETMWHRDRRFLKIFEALILNTRRQRVKKG
- a CDS encoding type II toxin-antitoxin system PemK/MazF family toxin; this translates as MLIRRGDIFFADLSPVIGSEQGGTRPVLILQNDIGNQYSPTTIVAAITSQIAKAKLPTHVEMEASACGLEKNSVVLIEQIRTIDKSRLLEKVATLNDELMSKVNHAIEISMGLLPL
- a CDS encoding ribbon-helix-helix protein, CopG family yields the protein MISLPDSLLAEVDGIAAAERVNRSEFIREAMKLYIAERKRRLLREQMKKGYMEMANINLQLAVEQYRLETEVTPAFEAYLTGAK
- the ilvN gene encoding acetolactate synthase small subunit is translated as MKHTLAVLVVNKPGVLARISGLLSRRMFNIESIAAGYTEEPDVTRITLVVQGDDRVLDQVIKQVSKLVDVIKVCQLIEHEAIDRELALVKVKADPESRSGIVDIVEIFRAKIVDVNRETMVIEMTGDARKIDALCAVLQDHGVVEMVRTGKISLSRGPRAARDADRKFEVVC
- a CDS encoding nucleotidyltransferase domain-containing protein is translated as MILPEYDYLIRLLSAIIDGKQPQNPPETLDWEKLYQLSIWHGISNMAWYGIMQLDTEHRPPQNILMKFKKEYKMCVAKEATQHLTVEQILKTFEEHRISCLPLKGCLLKYLYPRPDMRLMADIDILMKPEQAEPTKELMLDMGFVAKRQGGNHDIYYREPYMNIEMHRKLVADNSPYSVYLSKTWDRTGLKEGCQYTYRLSDEDFYIYLIIHLTKHYLGRGTGIRSFMDICLYNRYYKQTMDWNYIWTELAKIGLREFAENIIGLCGAWFEGAESNGIYNEMAEYILSSGVYGTRQHSIISAISSSVDKKLPIWVARQMYSLKLFFPSISVMQVQYPFLVKVPKLLPACWVLRGSRYLLFKRKHTFQIINSIRSVSTKDIDRMRKLHAKTGLIK